The following proteins are encoded in a genomic region of Gossypium hirsutum isolate 1008001.06 chromosome D05, Gossypium_hirsutum_v2.1, whole genome shotgun sequence:
- the LOC107905068 gene encoding serine/threonine-protein kinase PEPKR2 isoform X1 — MHPGPTLDKFLSELILDLMRKKRKGSETDASPEATNKFASACDYIRSHFSLEDFSRIKKRCKEDVDTPPVGSCKSRLAGIATCGASSLVPLGRGLKRKMGCIEVITGISGTKKVQDDYVKGNTIEQGKFRSIWLCRSRTSGVEFACKTLLRGEETVHREVEIMQHLSGHPGFVTLQVLYEEPDCFYLVIDLCFLGCLIDQMTECPYSEQPAANIFKDVMLVIKYCHDMGVVHRDIKLENILLATSGKIKLADFGLAMRISNGEYLAPALKNAYLYFLLILLSSCFT, encoded by the coding sequence ATGCATCCAGGTCCAACTTTGGATAAGTTTCTTTCTGAATTGATACTTGACTTgatgagaaagaagaggaaaggaaGTGAAACTGATGCATCTCCGGAGGCAACCAACAAATTTGCTTCGGCATGTGATTATATTAGGTCCCATTTTTCATTAGAAGATTTTTCAAGGATAAAGAAGAGGTGCAAAGAAGATGTGGATACACCTCCTGTTGGTTCATGTAAAAGTAGACTCGCTGGCATTGCTACTTGCGGTGCGTCCTCATTGGTGCCTCTAGGTAGAGGTCTTAAGAGGAAGATGGGTTGCATTGAGGTGATTACAGGGATCAGTGGGACGAAAAAGGTTCAGGATGATTATGTTAAAGGTAATACGATCGAGCAGGGGAAATTCAGGTCAATTTGGTTGTGTAGGTCTAGAACTAGTGGAGTAGAGTTTGCTTGTAAAACCTTGCTTAGGGGAGAAGAGACAGTTCACAGAGAGGTGGAGATAATGCAGCATTTATCTGGTCATCCTGGGTTTGTGACTTTGCAGGTGCTGTATGAGGAGCCGGACTGCTTTTATCTCGTAATAGATTTGTGCTTTTTAGGTTGTTTGATTGATCAAATGACAGAATGTCCGTATTCAGAGCAACCTGCTGCCAATATTTTTAAGGATGTGATGTTAGTCATTAAGTACTGTCATGACATGGGAGTTGTGCATAGAGATATCAAGCTAGAAAATATTCTCCTTGCAACTTCTGGAAAAATAAAGTTGGCAGATTTCGGTCTTGCCATGAGAATTTCCAATGGTGAATATCTGGCACCTGCTTTGAAGAATGCTTATCTTTACTTTTTATTGATTCTATTAAGTTCCTGCTTTACTTAG
- the LOC107905068 gene encoding serine/threonine-protein kinase PEPKR2 isoform X2, with protein MHPGPTLDKFLSELILDLMRKKRKGSETDASPEATNKFASACDYIRSHFSLEDFSRIKKRCKEDVDTPPVGSCKSRLAGIATCGASSLVPLGRGLKRKMGCIEVITGISGTKKVQDDYVKGNTIEQGKFRSIWLCRSRTSGVEFACKTLLRGEETVHREVEIMQHLSGHPGFVTLQVLYEEPDCFYLVIDLCFLGCLIDQMTECPYSEQPAANIFKDVMLVIKYCHDMGVVHRDIKLENILLATSGKIKLADFGLAMRISNGFVWFGWKSGLCCP; from the exons ATGCATCCAGGTCCAACTTTGGATAAGTTTCTTTCTGAATTGATACTTGACTTgatgagaaagaagaggaaaggaaGTGAAACTGATGCATCTCCGGAGGCAACCAACAAATTTGCTTCGGCATGTGATTATATTAGGTCCCATTTTTCATTAGAAGATTTTTCAAGGATAAAGAAGAGGTGCAAAGAAGATGTGGATACACCTCCTGTTGGTTCATGTAAAAGTAGACTCGCTGGCATTGCTACTTGCGGTGCGTCCTCATTGGTGCCTCTAGGTAGAGGTCTTAAGAGGAAGATGGGTTGCATTGAGGTGATTACAGGGATCAGTGGGACGAAAAAGGTTCAGGATGATTATGTTAAAGGTAATACGATCGAGCAGGGGAAATTCAGGTCAATTTGGTTGTGTAGGTCTAGAACTAGTGGAGTAGAGTTTGCTTGTAAAACCTTGCTTAGGGGAGAAGAGACAGTTCACAGAGAGGTGGAGATAATGCAGCATTTATCTGGTCATCCTGGGTTTGTGACTTTGCAGGTGCTGTATGAGGAGCCGGACTGCTTTTATCTCGTAATAGATTTGTGCTTTTTAGGTTGTTTGATTGATCAAATGACAGAATGTCCGTATTCAGAGCAACCTGCTGCCAATATTTTTAAGGATGTGATGTTAGTCATTAAGTACTGTCATGACATGGGAGTTGTGCATAGAGATATCAAGCTAGAAAATATTCTCCTTGCAACTTCTGGAAAAATAAAGTTGGCAGATTTCGGTCTTGCCATGAGAATTTCCAATG GTTTTGTCTGGTTTGGCTGGAAGTCTGGTTTATGTTGCCCCTGA
- the LOC107905068 gene encoding serine/threonine-protein kinase PEPKR2 isoform X3, translating to MRKKRKGSETDASPEATNKFASACDYIRSHFSLEDFSRIKKRCKEDVDTPPVGSCKSRLAGIATCGASSLVPLGRGLKRKMGCIEVITGISGTKKVQDDYVKGNTIEQGKFRSIWLCRSRTSGVEFACKTLLRGEETVHREVEIMQHLSGHPGFVTLQVLYEEPDCFYLVIDLCFLGCLIDQMTECPYSEQPAANIFKDVMLVIKYCHDMGVVHRDIKLENILLATSGKIKLADFGLAMRISNGFVWFGWKSGLCCP from the exons atgagaaagaagaggaaaggaaGTGAAACTGATGCATCTCCGGAGGCAACCAACAAATTTGCTTCGGCATGTGATTATATTAGGTCCCATTTTTCATTAGAAGATTTTTCAAGGATAAAGAAGAGGTGCAAAGAAGATGTGGATACACCTCCTGTTGGTTCATGTAAAAGTAGACTCGCTGGCATTGCTACTTGCGGTGCGTCCTCATTGGTGCCTCTAGGTAGAGGTCTTAAGAGGAAGATGGGTTGCATTGAGGTGATTACAGGGATCAGTGGGACGAAAAAGGTTCAGGATGATTATGTTAAAGGTAATACGATCGAGCAGGGGAAATTCAGGTCAATTTGGTTGTGTAGGTCTAGAACTAGTGGAGTAGAGTTTGCTTGTAAAACCTTGCTTAGGGGAGAAGAGACAGTTCACAGAGAGGTGGAGATAATGCAGCATTTATCTGGTCATCCTGGGTTTGTGACTTTGCAGGTGCTGTATGAGGAGCCGGACTGCTTTTATCTCGTAATAGATTTGTGCTTTTTAGGTTGTTTGATTGATCAAATGACAGAATGTCCGTATTCAGAGCAACCTGCTGCCAATATTTTTAAGGATGTGATGTTAGTCATTAAGTACTGTCATGACATGGGAGTTGTGCATAGAGATATCAAGCTAGAAAATATTCTCCTTGCAACTTCTGGAAAAATAAAGTTGGCAGATTTCGGTCTTGCCATGAGAATTTCCAATG GTTTTGTCTGGTTTGGCTGGAAGTCTGGTTTATGTTGCCCCTGA
- the LOC107905068 gene encoding serine/threonine-protein kinase PEPKR2 isoform X4: protein MRKKRKGSETDASPEATNKFASACDYIRSHFSLEDFSRIKKRCKEDVDTPPVGSCKSRLAGIATCGASSLVPLGRGLKRKMGCIEVITGISGTKKVQDDYVKGNTIEQGKFRSIWLCRSRTSGVEFACKTLLRGEETVHREVEIMQHLSGHPGFVTLQVLYEEPDCFYLVIDLCFLGCLIDQMTECPYSEQPAANIFKDVMLVIKYCHDMGVVHRDIKLENILLATSGKIKLADFGLAMRISNGEYLAPALKNAYLYFLLILLSSCFT, encoded by the coding sequence atgagaaagaagaggaaaggaaGTGAAACTGATGCATCTCCGGAGGCAACCAACAAATTTGCTTCGGCATGTGATTATATTAGGTCCCATTTTTCATTAGAAGATTTTTCAAGGATAAAGAAGAGGTGCAAAGAAGATGTGGATACACCTCCTGTTGGTTCATGTAAAAGTAGACTCGCTGGCATTGCTACTTGCGGTGCGTCCTCATTGGTGCCTCTAGGTAGAGGTCTTAAGAGGAAGATGGGTTGCATTGAGGTGATTACAGGGATCAGTGGGACGAAAAAGGTTCAGGATGATTATGTTAAAGGTAATACGATCGAGCAGGGGAAATTCAGGTCAATTTGGTTGTGTAGGTCTAGAACTAGTGGAGTAGAGTTTGCTTGTAAAACCTTGCTTAGGGGAGAAGAGACAGTTCACAGAGAGGTGGAGATAATGCAGCATTTATCTGGTCATCCTGGGTTTGTGACTTTGCAGGTGCTGTATGAGGAGCCGGACTGCTTTTATCTCGTAATAGATTTGTGCTTTTTAGGTTGTTTGATTGATCAAATGACAGAATGTCCGTATTCAGAGCAACCTGCTGCCAATATTTTTAAGGATGTGATGTTAGTCATTAAGTACTGTCATGACATGGGAGTTGTGCATAGAGATATCAAGCTAGAAAATATTCTCCTTGCAACTTCTGGAAAAATAAAGTTGGCAGATTTCGGTCTTGCCATGAGAATTTCCAATGGTGAATATCTGGCACCTGCTTTGAAGAATGCTTATCTTTACTTTTTATTGATTCTATTAAGTTCCTGCTTTACTTAG